The nucleotide sequence ACCGCTACGTCGGTAGCTTGCTGGCTTACACGCTCCGACAACTGACCATTGCTAGCCCCGTTGTTGCCGGTAGTGCTCTGCCCACCGCGCACCTGGATTTGGTGGCGCATCGTTTTCTGCTCGTCTTTCGGTACGCTCACGCGCAGCATCCCATCCTCGAACGACGCTTCGATACGGCCCGCATCCACAGTATCGGGTAGCTGGAACGAGCGTTGGAAAGAGCCAAACGAACTTTCCACCATGTGGTAGCGCCGTTGGTTTTGCTCGTTGCGGAACTGTCGCTCTCCGGCAATGGTCAGGCGGCCTTGGTGGAAATCCACCTTGATGTCTTCCCGCTTCATGCCTGGCAGAGCGGCTTCTATTTCATAACTCTTCTCTGTTTCGTAGGCGTCGACGTGGGGCGAGAAGCTGTTGACACGTCCCCGTGAGGCCAGCGAATCGTTGAAGAACCGGTCGAGCATCGTACTGAAGTTCGACGATGCCAAGTCAGAAAATGAATCTTGATATTTTTGAATAGACATGACGTTGAGAGTTTAGGTGAAACAAACAACGATGCCGTTTACGATTCGAAAAAAAAGCAGGTTTCACCGTCAAAAGCTTTTTTTGAGCCATTGAGATGCATTTTTAGCGGCTACTTCAAGTCCTGGTTTTCAATGGTAGGCCCGGGCCACGAGGCCACCGCCCTAGCTTGCTTGTTGCTTGATAATCTGCCGGGCTACTTCCACTAGCGTTTTGCCTTGGTAGGTGGGAGGCGGCGCCAGCGGATACAGCTCCTGTCCGGGCCGTGCAACAAAGCCAGCAGCCAAGCCCGCGTGCATGGCCCCCGCTACATCCCAGCCGTGGGCGGCTATCAGCATGGCTTCCTGTGGCTGCACGCCCAACGTTTGAATAGCAGCCGCATAGGTGTCGAGGTGGGGCTTGTAGCGCTGGCTAGCTTCAATGCTTAAGCCTTGCTCGAAGTACTGCATGATACGGGCATAACGCAACTGCTCGTCTAGCACTGCACGTGGCGAATTGGTGAAGGCAACCAGACGAATCCCAAGATCCAGCAACATTTCCAGGCCCGGCACTACATCCTTGTGCGGTGGCAACTCGGTGAGCAGCTGCACTATTTCGCGCTTCTTATCCGGCTTGAGGCATTTCTCTTCTAGTTTCTCGGCGGCCATATCGAGGGCCGCCTCGGCAATGCTGCCAAACGGGTGGTAGGAACCCGTTACGGTATCAACCAGTGAGTATTGCAGCAGCAAGCCAAACCATTGCTTGAAGGCAAACTTGTTGCCGAAGGCTTTGGTGACTGCGCGCTTCAACTTACTCATATCCAACAAGGTCTCGTTGACATCAACCAAGATAACCTTGGGGTGCAACGGCCGAACCGCAAGAAGACTTTCCATACACACGCTTTTAGCAGCCCAGCACTAAGCCGCACTCAACACCGCATACGCACACCCGGCATCCAAGTAAGGAACTCAGTGAATTTTCAAGCGTAACTACGTGCTTTTCGATTACTCATCAAACAAAGCAGCCGCCCGTATGGGCGGCTGCGTGAAGCACTGGCAAACGCACGGAACTTACCAAGAACCACTATTGTCGTCGTCGCTGTCGAAACCACCACCTCCGGTGTCGTCCGACGACATGTCATCGTACGACGAATTATCGTCGGAAGAGAAATAGTCGGGGGAAGAGTTATCGAGAGAGTCGTCTTGCGAGAAGTAATCGGGGGCAGCTTCGTTGGAGTCGCCGCCTTGCAAGGCAGGAAAGTCATCTGCCGACCCTCCGGCCCCGCCCGCCAAGCCGGCGCCCCCGGCTAAACCTGCCGCACCGGCTGCGCCTGGGTCGAGGGAAGAGGGCGCGTTACCGTCGCCTGTCAGCCCGTGGCCAGAGTCGTTGTGCCCTGCTGAAGCCATTCGGTTGCCTAGGTACGCGCCGGCTGCCGCCGCTGCACCGGTTGCCAAAATGCCGCCCATGCCGCTGCCTATGCCACCGCCCATGGTACTACCCATACCGCCCCCCATGTTGTTGTTGCCCATACCGGGCCCACGGTTGCCATAGAAGTCGGGGCCTTGTTGTTGGGGAGGCACTCCTCCTCTATTTTGATTTTGGTTGCCCATGGGGCCAGTGGGGCGGTTGCCCAAGAAGTCGGGTGCATTGCTGGGTGCGGCAGCGGCCGCTGAACGGCGCTTAAACAACCGCACCAATCCCCACA is from Hymenobacter tibetensis and encodes:
- a CDS encoding haloacid dehalogenase type II, producing MESLLAVRPLHPKVILVDVNETLLDMSKLKRAVTKAFGNKFAFKQWFGLLLQYSLVDTVTGSYHPFGSIAEAALDMAAEKLEEKCLKPDKKREIVQLLTELPPHKDVVPGLEMLLDLGIRLVAFTNSPRAVLDEQLRYARIMQYFEQGLSIEASQRYKPHLDTYAAAIQTLGVQPQEAMLIAAHGWDVAGAMHAGLAAGFVARPGQELYPLAPPPTYQGKTLVEVARQIIKQQAS
- a CDS encoding Hsp20/alpha crystallin family protein, which gives rise to MSIQKYQDSFSDLASSNFSTMLDRFFNDSLASRGRVNSFSPHVDAYETEKSYEIEAALPGMKREDIKVDFHQGRLTIAGERQFRNEQNQRRYHMVESSFGSFQRSFQLPDTVDAGRIEASFEDGMLRVSVPKDEQKTMRHQIQVRGGQSTTGNNGASNGQLSERVSQQATDVAVSGIGNNGQSNTSNDTRKKSNSAGQVVEMNGHPHSAGAGS